In Thermosynechococcus sichuanensis E542, a single genomic region encodes these proteins:
- a CDS encoding glutaredoxin family protein, with protein MSHLILYSKPGCHLCEGLQEKLATLREFTLEVRDITSRDDWWQAYQYEIPVLYLVIDTQVIPVPRFSPRASTEHIQQRLQQLANSNGSPSTN; from the coding sequence GTGAGCCATCTGATTCTCTATAGCAAGCCGGGCTGTCATCTCTGCGAAGGACTGCAAGAGAAGCTGGCTACCCTGAGGGAATTCACCCTTGAGGTACGCGACATCACCAGTCGCGATGATTGGTGGCAAGCCTATCAATACGAGATTCCTGTTCTTTATCTAGTGATTGACACACAAGTCATTCCTGTACCGCGCTTTTCTCCCCGCGCCAGCACTGAACATATTCAGCAGCGACTGCAACAACTAGCCAATTCAAACGGATCACCCTCTACCAATTAA
- the bioA gene encoding adenosylmethionine--8-amino-7-oxononanoate transaminase yields the protein MPITTMTDSPIWQPFTQMKTADAPLKVGRAQGARLELSDGRQIIDAISSWWVTLHGHSHPVLAKALYEQAQTLEHVIFAGFTHEPAEQLAQLLCAHTPAGLQRVFFSDNGSTAVEVALKMAYQYWQRRDQPQRSRFIGFGGGYHGDTLGAMTVGQSSPWWQPFQPLLPPLTILPYPATYPGDPEVETKEAQAIAQLEDTLKADPDAYAALFIEPLVQGAGGMRMCRPSFLQAIAEIAKAYGVLVVYDEVMTGFGRTGALFACEKAGTQPDLLCLSKGLSGGCLPIAVTLATEEIYQAFYDDDPTRAFYHSHSYTGNPLACAVSVASFQLLLAEPEAYQGLEARHWQCQQQYLADVGNLKQFRTCGTIAAMELETEASYFSTLVPQLRRRFIELGVLLRPLGNTLYILPPYCITDAELATVYQAIRQVAIEVAEGYFAVASV from the coding sequence ATGCCCATCACAACCATGACTGACTCCCCCATTTGGCAGCCTTTTACACAAATGAAAACGGCGGATGCGCCCCTGAAGGTGGGGCGTGCCCAAGGTGCTCGCCTTGAACTGAGCGATGGTCGGCAGATTATTGATGCCATTTCCAGTTGGTGGGTGACGCTCCATGGCCATAGCCATCCTGTGCTAGCTAAAGCGCTCTATGAGCAGGCGCAAACCCTTGAGCACGTCATTTTTGCCGGCTTTACCCATGAGCCAGCGGAGCAGCTTGCCCAACTGCTGTGTGCCCACACCCCAGCGGGGTTACAACGGGTCTTTTTTTCCGACAATGGCTCAACTGCCGTGGAAGTGGCCCTGAAGATGGCCTACCAGTATTGGCAGCGGCGAGATCAACCCCAGCGATCGCGCTTCATTGGCTTTGGCGGGGGGTACCATGGCGATACCCTTGGGGCAATGACCGTCGGCCAAAGTTCCCCCTGGTGGCAACCCTTTCAACCCCTGCTCCCTCCCTTGACGATCTTGCCCTACCCAGCAACCTATCCGGGCGATCCAGAGGTCGAGACCAAGGAGGCACAGGCGATCGCGCAACTGGAGGACACCCTGAAGGCAGACCCCGATGCCTATGCTGCTCTCTTCATTGAGCCACTCGTACAGGGGGCAGGGGGAATGCGCATGTGTCGTCCCTCGTTTTTGCAAGCCATTGCTGAGATTGCCAAGGCCTATGGTGTGTTAGTCGTCTATGACGAGGTGATGACGGGGTTTGGCCGCACCGGTGCCCTCTTTGCCTGTGAGAAAGCGGGGACACAACCGGATCTCCTTTGTCTATCTAAGGGATTATCGGGAGGCTGCTTGCCCATTGCCGTCACCTTGGCCACTGAGGAAATTTACCAAGCCTTTTATGATGATGACCCCACGCGAGCCTTTTACCACAGTCACTCTTATACGGGGAATCCCTTAGCCTGTGCGGTGAGTGTGGCTTCATTTCAATTGCTGCTTGCGGAACCTGAAGCCTACCAAGGCCTAGAGGCGCGTCATTGGCAGTGTCAACAACAGTATCTTGCGGATGTCGGTAATCTCAAGCAATTTCGTACCTGTGGCACGATCGCAGCCATGGAACTGGAGACAGAGGCTTCCTACTTTAGCACTCTTGTGCCCCAACTGCGCCGCCGCTTTATTGAGTTGGGGGTTCTCCTGCGGCCTCTGGGGAATACGTTGTATATTTTGCCCCCCTACTGTATTACTGATGCGGAATTAGCCACGGTCTATCAAGCCATCCGCCAAGTGGCGATCGAGGTTGCCGAAGGTTATTTCGCAGTGGCCTCTGTTTGA
- a CDS encoding potassium channel family protein — MVDFGAMLFRGRGVKISQQFAVIGLGRFGRGVCETLHGMGYEVLGSDNQERLVNQVLQDHIVDHAIQLDSTDPQALKEAGLFEFETVIVAIGNHLDASIITTLNLKEAGVPNVIAKASSEIHKKLLERVGADRVVFPEYEAGCELARSLTRPAILDWFDLDPEKSIVEVKVPEAFHNRTVAEVELRSRYGLNLIALRFDDKFEINPSPSQKLNKGDIMVVIGANNDIDRFLRSQHIN; from the coding sequence ATGGTGGATTTTGGGGCAATGCTCTTTCGCGGGCGGGGGGTCAAGATCTCGCAGCAGTTTGCGGTGATTGGCCTAGGGCGCTTTGGTCGAGGGGTGTGCGAGACCCTGCACGGCATGGGGTATGAGGTGCTTGGCAGTGACAACCAAGAGCGCTTGGTCAATCAGGTGCTCCAAGATCACATCGTGGATCATGCGATTCAATTGGATTCCACAGATCCCCAAGCCCTGAAGGAGGCGGGTCTCTTTGAGTTTGAAACGGTGATTGTAGCCATTGGCAATCATCTGGATGCTAGCATTATCACCACGTTGAACCTGAAGGAGGCAGGGGTGCCCAATGTCATTGCCAAGGCTTCCTCAGAAATTCACAAAAAACTTCTAGAGCGAGTCGGGGCAGACCGCGTTGTCTTTCCAGAATATGAAGCGGGTTGTGAACTGGCGCGATCGCTGACCCGGCCAGCAATTCTCGATTGGTTTGACCTCGACCCCGAAAAAAGTATTGTGGAAGTCAAAGTGCCTGAGGCATTTCACAATCGGACGGTTGCAGAAGTGGAACTCCGCAGTCGCTATGGCCTTAACCTAATTGCCCTGCGCTTTGATGATAAGTTTGAGATCAATCCCAGTCCCAGCCAGAAGCTGAATAAAGGGGACATCATGGTGGTGATTGGTGCCAATAACGATATTGATCGCTTTTTGCGTAGTCAGCACATTAATTAG
- a CDS encoding DUF1823 family protein: MNSADSPLPPLTEATLWQILNEELDDATVNQLLWHCLGYRYDAHSQTWQSDRVPPEWQQDYPQPPDFMGSRPAIVKLTRSIPPAHKQLLKEQLGFAGYEIKELNPRRTRRATAVNWLLSYMATQTEATAK, from the coding sequence ATGAATAGCGCTGATTCGCCACTCCCTCCTCTCACAGAAGCCACGTTATGGCAAATTCTCAATGAAGAATTGGATGATGCTACGGTCAATCAGCTCCTATGGCACTGCTTAGGCTATCGCTATGACGCCCACAGCCAAACTTGGCAGAGCGATCGCGTGCCCCCCGAATGGCAGCAAGACTATCCCCAGCCCCCCGACTTCATGGGCAGCCGCCCCGCCATTGTCAAGCTCACCCGCTCCATTCCCCCTGCCCACAAGCAATTGCTCAAAGAACAGTTGGGCTTTGCCGGCTATGAGATCAAGGAACTCAACCCCCGCCGTACCCGCCGTGCCACTGCGGTCAATTGGCTCCTCAGCTACATGGCCACTCAAACAGAGGCCACTGCGAAATAA
- a CDS encoding aspartate aminotransferase family protein: MTLPSLADLNLDPFWMPFTANRQFKQSPRLLVSAAGMYYRSIDGREILDGTAGLWCVNAGHCRPEIVRAIAQQAATLDFAPTFQMGHPGPFQVADRLRTITPDPLNHVFFANSGSEAVDTALKIALAYHRLRGEGTRQRLIGRERGYHGVGFGGISVGGIAPNRKFFGSLLAGVDHLPHTHNLEHNAFSKGQPAWGAHLADELERLVALHDASTIAAVIVEPLAGSTGVLIPPQGYLERLRAICDRHGILLIFDEVITGFGRLGAPFASQYFGVTPDLITVAKGLTNAAVPMGAVIVRDDIYDTFMQGPAGQIEFFHGYTYSGHPLACAAALATLEIYEKEALFERAASLAPYWQEAIHSLRGLPHVIDIRNLGLVAGIELAPREGQGGARGYDALCRAFEAGLLIRVTGDIIALSPPLIVERSHIDQMVDILSRVLRELP, translated from the coding sequence ATGACACTGCCCAGCCTCGCAGATCTCAACCTCGACCCCTTTTGGATGCCCTTTACGGCAAACCGCCAGTTCAAGCAAAGTCCTCGGCTCCTCGTTTCGGCAGCGGGGATGTACTACAGAAGTATTGACGGCCGTGAGATTCTTGATGGCACAGCGGGGTTGTGGTGTGTCAATGCTGGCCACTGCCGTCCGGAAATTGTGAGGGCGATCGCCCAGCAGGCAGCAACCCTAGATTTTGCCCCCACCTTTCAGATGGGACATCCGGGACCGTTTCAGGTGGCCGATCGCTTGCGCACCATTACCCCTGACCCCCTCAACCATGTCTTTTTTGCCAACTCTGGCTCTGAAGCCGTGGATACAGCCTTAAAAATTGCCCTTGCCTACCATCGGCTGCGGGGAGAGGGGACGCGGCAACGGCTCATTGGGCGTGAGCGGGGCTATCACGGGGTTGGTTTTGGCGGGATTTCCGTAGGAGGCATTGCCCCCAATCGCAAGTTCTTTGGTTCCCTCCTCGCAGGGGTGGATCATCTACCCCACACCCACAATCTTGAACACAATGCCTTTAGCAAGGGGCAACCCGCTTGGGGCGCACATTTAGCCGATGAGCTAGAACGCTTAGTGGCGCTGCATGATGCCTCAACGATCGCGGCAGTGATTGTCGAACCCCTCGCTGGCTCTACGGGGGTATTGATTCCGCCCCAGGGGTACTTGGAACGCCTGCGTGCCATTTGCGATCGCCACGGCATCTTGCTGATCTTTGATGAGGTGATCACAGGTTTTGGCCGTCTCGGTGCCCCCTTTGCTAGTCAGTACTTTGGTGTGACCCCAGATCTCATCACCGTCGCGAAGGGACTGACGAATGCTGCTGTGCCCATGGGAGCGGTGATTGTCCGCGATGACATTTACGACACCTTTATGCAAGGACCCGCAGGGCAAATTGAGTTTTTCCATGGCTACACCTATTCGGGACATCCCCTAGCCTGTGCTGCTGCCTTGGCAACCTTAGAGATTTACGAGAAAGAAGCCCTATTTGAGCGGGCGGCTTCCCTTGCGCCCTATTGGCAGGAGGCTATCCACAGCCTACGGGGGCTGCCCCATGTTATTGATATTCGCAATTTGGGCTTGGTGGCCGGCATTGAATTGGCGCCACGGGAAGGGCAGGGGGGGGCACGGGGCTATGATGCCCTCTGTCGTGCTTTTGAGGCGGGGCTACTGATTCGGGTGACGGGGGATATTATTGCCCTTTCGCCACCGCTGATTGTGGAGCGATCGCACATTGATCAAATGGTGGACATTTTGAGTCGTGTTCTGCGGGAACTTCCCTAG
- the lepB gene encoding signal peptidase I, which produces MSASATNSPSRWRSLRNNALLIAVAVLITLLIRVFVAESRFIPSESMEPTLWPGDRIVVEKITYRQRSPQPGDIVVFHTPPLLQTLGYRADQALIKRVIATAGDTVAVHDGRVWVNDRPLEEPYIAEPPVYTLPAVTVPDNMLFVMGDNRNHSNDSHIWGFLPLENVIGRAIACYWPLNHAGKISSPAA; this is translated from the coding sequence ATGTCTGCTTCGGCAACCAATTCCCCTTCCCGCTGGCGATCGCTACGCAATAATGCCCTGTTGATTGCGGTGGCTGTGCTGATTACGCTGCTGATTCGCGTGTTTGTGGCGGAGTCCCGCTTTATTCCCTCAGAGTCTATGGAGCCAACGCTGTGGCCGGGCGATCGCATTGTGGTGGAAAAGATCACCTATCGCCAGCGATCGCCCCAGCCGGGGGATATTGTTGTTTTCCATACCCCACCCCTGTTGCAGACCCTTGGCTATCGCGCCGATCAAGCTCTAATTAAACGAGTGATTGCCACCGCCGGGGATACAGTTGCCGTTCACGATGGCCGCGTCTGGGTGAACGATCGCCCCCTCGAAGAACCCTACATTGCTGAGCCACCCGTTTATACGCTACCTGCGGTGACAGTGCCAGACAATATGCTCTTTGTCATGGGGGATAACCGCAACCACAGCAATGACTCCCATATCTGGGGATTTTTGCCCCTTGAGAATGTCATTGGTCGGGCGATCGCCTGCTATTGGCCCCTCAACCATGCGGGTAAAATTTCCTCCCCGGCTGCCTAA
- the nusA gene encoding transcription termination factor NusA, with product MTIYRLPGLRAMINEISQERNLPKHAVHQALKEALLKGYERYRRSLRPDHSHFEDDHFANFEVELDTEQEGFRVLATKTITETVQNPDREIALADVIEVVQDARVGDTVLLDVTPDHQEFGRMAAMQTKQVLAQKLRDQQRRLVQEEFKDLEGTVLMGRVLRFERRSVIMAVRSDASQPEVEAELPKREQLPNDNYRANSTFKVYLKRVKEGPQRGPQLEVSRADAGLVVYLFANEVPEIEDEVVRIVAIAREANPPNHKVGPRTKIAVDTLERDVDPVGACIGARGSRIQAVVNELRGEKIDVIRWSPDPATYIANSLSPAPVEEVRLINPEARIAHVLVAPDKVSQAIGKEGQNVRLATRLTGWKIEVRDSSQYNYEEEDRLAMAALEEQVAS from the coding sequence ATGACCATCTATCGCTTACCCGGCCTACGGGCCATGATCAATGAAATTAGCCAAGAGCGAAACTTACCCAAGCACGCAGTGCACCAAGCCCTGAAGGAAGCGCTGCTCAAGGGATACGAACGCTATCGCCGCAGTCTGCGCCCGGATCATAGTCACTTTGAGGACGATCACTTTGCCAACTTTGAGGTGGAACTAGACACTGAGCAGGAGGGCTTCCGCGTTTTGGCCACCAAAACAATTACCGAAACGGTGCAGAACCCGGATCGCGAGATTGCCCTTGCCGATGTGATTGAGGTGGTGCAGGATGCCCGTGTTGGCGATACCGTGCTGTTGGATGTAACCCCTGACCATCAGGAATTTGGCCGCATGGCCGCCATGCAAACAAAACAAGTGCTGGCACAAAAACTGCGGGATCAACAGCGTCGCTTGGTGCAAGAGGAATTCAAAGACCTTGAGGGCACGGTACTCATGGGGCGAGTGCTCCGCTTTGAGCGGCGATCGGTGATTATGGCGGTGCGCAGCGATGCCAGCCAACCGGAGGTGGAGGCCGAACTGCCGAAACGGGAACAACTTCCCAACGATAACTACCGCGCCAACTCCACCTTCAAGGTGTATCTCAAGCGCGTCAAAGAGGGACCTCAGCGCGGCCCCCAATTGGAGGTTTCCCGTGCCGATGCTGGCTTGGTGGTCTATCTCTTTGCCAATGAAGTGCCTGAAATTGAGGATGAAGTGGTGCGGATTGTGGCCATTGCCCGCGAAGCCAATCCCCCGAATCATAAAGTTGGACCCCGCACCAAAATTGCGGTGGATACCCTAGAACGGGATGTCGATCCGGTGGGTGCCTGTATTGGGGCACGGGGATCCCGCATTCAAGCGGTGGTCAATGAACTGCGGGGGGAAAAAATTGATGTGATCCGCTGGTCACCGGATCCCGCCACCTATATTGCCAATTCCCTCAGTCCAGCGCCGGTGGAGGAGGTGCGGCTCATTAATCCCGAAGCCCGTATTGCCCACGTCCTTGTGGCGCCGGATAAGGTCTCCCAAGCCATTGGTAAGGAAGGCCAAAATGTGCGCTTGGCCACTCGCCTCACGGGCTGGAAAATCGAGGTGCGCGATAGCTCCCAATACAACTACGAAGAGGAGGATCGCTTGGCCATGGCCGCCCTCGAAGAACAGGTTGCCAGTTAG
- the rimP gene encoding ribosome maturation factor RimP, with product MLLPVVQTLAQQVADQEHLDLVSVQWLTHQSPPILRVEVRHPENDTSLEDCERLSRALEMALDGLPELEFAYVLEVSSPGLSDYLSSDRDFDAFRGFPVRVTTIAPHRGKTLWEGNLIRRDEVNVYLNQRGRSLAIPRSLIASVQLYTPSGEP from the coding sequence ATGCTTTTGCCTGTGGTGCAAACCCTTGCGCAGCAGGTGGCCGACCAAGAACACCTTGATCTGGTGAGTGTACAGTGGCTTACCCATCAATCGCCACCCATTTTGCGGGTGGAGGTGCGCCATCCTGAGAATGACACCAGCCTAGAGGATTGTGAACGGCTGAGTCGGGCACTGGAGATGGCTTTGGATGGGCTGCCGGAGCTGGAGTTTGCCTACGTTCTTGAGGTGTCGAGTCCCGGCCTGTCGGATTACTTGAGTAGCGATCGCGACTTTGATGCCTTTCGCGGCTTTCCCGTGCGGGTGACGACCATTGCACCCCATCGGGGCAAAACCCTTTGGGAGGGCAACCTGATTCGCCGTGACGAGGTGAATGTCTATCTCAATCAACGGGGGCGATCGCTGGCAATTCCCCGCTCACTCATTGCCAGTGTGCAACTGTACACCCCCAGCGGTGAACCCTAG
- a CDS encoding energy-coupling factor transporter transmembrane component T family protein, which translates to MSFRCWSPPARVMAILLWIFCISSLRRLESLAIATLLVTLLYLLSHIPWQRFGQRLQQMWLFLLGLWLLLAVTAWPIALLLTWRLVLCLALGVVLLESLTFSEWVQVCRWWGLPPLLVDTLALTYRYLFELESQLLQMQQALFLRGFRLSWRRLRPWAQVIGIFLIRAEERAQQIYLAMRLRGYGQVLHRRPQFPEGAPWSWGLTLGAGIGAGLLATYDVLGEIQLPF; encoded by the coding sequence TTGAGCTTTCGCTGCTGGTCGCCGCCGGCACGGGTAATGGCGATTCTCCTGTGGATTTTTTGCATTAGTAGTTTGCGGCGGTTGGAAAGTCTGGCGATCGCGACCTTACTTGTGACACTCCTTTATCTCCTGAGCCATATCCCTTGGCAGCGCTTTGGCCAACGTCTTCAGCAGATGTGGCTCTTTTTGCTGGGACTGTGGTTGCTTTTGGCGGTTACCGCGTGGCCGATCGCGCTGCTCCTCACGTGGCGTTTGGTCCTGTGTCTTGCCCTTGGCGTGGTGTTGCTAGAAAGCTTGACGTTTAGTGAATGGGTGCAGGTCTGTCGCTGGTGGGGGCTACCCCCCTTGTTGGTGGATACGCTGGCCTTGACCTACCGCTATCTCTTTGAGCTAGAGAGTCAGTTGCTCCAAATGCAGCAGGCACTCTTTCTGCGGGGATTTCGCTTGAGTTGGCGCCGCCTTCGCCCGTGGGCACAGGTGATTGGTATCTTTCTCATTCGTGCCGAGGAACGGGCACAGCAGATCTATCTAGCAATGCGCTTACGGGGCTATGGGCAAGTGCTTCACCGTCGTCCGCAATTTCCTGAGGGAGCGCCTTGGAGTTGGGGGCTAACGCTAGGTGCTGGTATCGGGGCAGGGTTGTTGGCAACCTATGATGTCCTTGGCGAAATCCAACTGCCTTTTTAG
- a CDS encoding YlxR family protein, which translates to MMAVPQRRCVACGRLADRSEFWRIVRCWPDQTVQLDRGMGRSAYLCPTAACLKVAKQKKRLARSLRCPIPEDIFTTLAARLDAHHNHD; encoded by the coding sequence ATGATGGCTGTTCCCCAACGTCGCTGTGTGGCCTGTGGCCGCTTGGCCGATCGCTCAGAGTTTTGGCGAATTGTGCGCTGCTGGCCCGATCAAACGGTGCAGTTGGATCGGGGGATGGGGCGATCGGCTTATCTGTGTCCCACGGCGGCGTGTCTCAAGGTGGCCAAACAAAAAAAACGCTTGGCGCGATCGCTCCGCTGTCCGATTCCCGAGGATATCTTTACCACCCTTGCTGCTCGCCTAGATGCCCATCACAACCATGACTGA
- the cruF gene encoding gamma-carotene 1'-hydroxylase CruF: protein MKPKNALLVAEQVCLVGHILAMAFGLAGLLLVVPHPEFILTLPAWGQQLFQWSMGSGGVVYIVLGALAIALHTYRNFGLGKLFGFLLPAVGISLTSELLGTSTGFPFGHYGYLSGLGYKIAGLVPFTIPLSWFYMGLVTFLVAYSGFISRPLREGKGVGLGAALITVGLGAIFLTAWDFVLDPAMSQTAIPFWQFQEVGEFFGMPYRNILGWTGTGAVFMGLAMITWWPKPMVVTREQLITPLVVYLVNFAFGAMITLTSLDQRFWIPATLGFVLGVVPVTALWWFAEAPLEKVQGVNINTEAG from the coding sequence ATGAAACCCAAGAACGCGCTTTTGGTTGCGGAGCAGGTGTGCCTGGTTGGCCACATTCTGGCGATGGCCTTTGGCTTAGCGGGGTTGCTCCTCGTTGTCCCTCATCCCGAGTTTATTCTGACGTTGCCCGCCTGGGGTCAGCAGCTTTTTCAATGGAGTATGGGGAGTGGGGGCGTGGTTTATATTGTCCTCGGTGCGCTGGCGATCGCCCTTCACACCTATCGCAACTTTGGCCTTGGCAAACTCTTTGGCTTTTTGCTGCCAGCGGTGGGCATTTCCCTGACAAGTGAACTGTTGGGAACCAGTACCGGCTTTCCCTTTGGCCATTACGGTTACCTCAGTGGTTTGGGATACAAAATTGCTGGGCTAGTGCCCTTCACCATTCCCCTCTCTTGGTTTTATATGGGGCTAGTTACATTTCTTGTGGCCTACAGTGGCTTTATCAGTCGTCCCCTGCGGGAAGGCAAAGGTGTGGGTTTGGGGGCAGCTCTGATCACGGTGGGCTTGGGAGCAATTTTTTTAACCGCTTGGGATTTTGTCCTTGATCCGGCCATGAGTCAAACCGCCATTCCTTTTTGGCAATTTCAGGAGGTCGGTGAATTCTTTGGTATGCCCTACCGCAACATTTTGGGCTGGACGGGCACAGGAGCCGTGTTTATGGGGCTGGCGATGATCACTTGGTGGCCAAAGCCAATGGTAGTGACCCGTGAACAACTGATTACCCCCTTGGTGGTATATCTGGTGAATTTTGCCTTTGGGGCAATGATTACGCTCACGTCCTTGGATCAACGCTTTTGGATTCCCGCCACCCTAGGATTTGTTTTGGGGGTCGTGCCGGTCACGGCACTGTGGTGGTTTGCCGAAGCCCCCCTAGAGAAAGTTCAGGGGGTCAACATCAATACTGAGGCGGGTTGA
- a CDS encoding VOC family protein → MAQLAIAPVLFHLAFPVSNLTETKAYYIEGLGCEPGRENPHCLIMKLYGHQLVAHVTEEPLTPPKSIYPRHFGLIFLAQADWQNLCDRVVKKGLKFYQPPRTRFANTPLEHQTFFLEDPFHNLIEIKHYRHVEAIFGLRDHRHIGDTPLVSASQP, encoded by the coding sequence ATGGCTCAGTTGGCGATCGCTCCCGTTTTATTTCACCTTGCCTTTCCCGTCAGTAATTTGACGGAGACCAAGGCCTACTACATTGAGGGGTTGGGCTGTGAACCGGGGCGCGAAAACCCCCACTGCCTGATCATGAAGCTCTATGGCCATCAACTGGTGGCTCACGTCACCGAGGAACCCTTAACCCCACCCAAGAGCATTTATCCGCGCCACTTTGGCTTAATTTTCTTAGCACAGGCGGACTGGCAGAATCTCTGCGATCGCGTTGTCAAAAAAGGCTTGAAATTTTACCAACCACCGCGCACCCGCTTTGCCAATACCCCCTTAGAGCACCAAACCTTCTTTCTTGAAGATCCCTTCCACAACCTGATTGAAATTAAGCACTACCGCCATGTAGAAGCGATTTTTGGTCTGCGAGATCACCGGCATATTGGCGATACCCCCCTCGTTTCTGCGTCCCAACCGTGA
- a CDS encoding DUF975 family protein, with product MYSESEHTPQAIANRSYQVRIGQYLNEGWQIFSTQPAAYIGFLILATIINGVLNNIPGAGPIVSTILAGLFAAGYYFFGFRIARNQRPEFTNFFDAFKNNYFLPIFLTNLIVALITNIFVVSASVLFMIAGLPFFRGLLEQAAVEGAAPDEDIRELLTLLDQLPTLPDALTPILILAGAILLLPGIYFGVAYMFAVPLVVEHRFDVWPALETSRRLVSRDWWSFFFLNVSIIFFNTLGFCLCCLGMLVTIPWSTCVIVAAYRDIIGLMPTTDNTDSF from the coding sequence ATGTATAGTGAGTCAGAACATACTCCCCAAGCGATCGCTAACCGGTCTTACCAAGTCCGGATTGGTCAATATCTCAATGAAGGCTGGCAAATTTTCAGCACTCAACCCGCTGCCTACATTGGTTTTCTCATTCTGGCAACCATCATCAATGGTGTGCTCAACAACATTCCGGGGGCAGGCCCGATTGTTAGCACAATTTTGGCAGGCCTCTTTGCCGCAGGCTACTACTTTTTTGGCTTTCGGATTGCCCGCAACCAAAGACCCGAATTTACTAACTTCTTTGACGCCTTCAAAAATAACTACTTTCTACCTATTTTTCTCACGAACCTGATCGTTGCTTTGATTACTAATATCTTTGTTGTCAGTGCCAGTGTTCTATTCATGATTGCGGGATTGCCCTTCTTTCGCGGGCTTCTCGAGCAAGCGGCTGTTGAAGGTGCTGCACCCGATGAAGATATCCGAGAATTGTTAACTCTACTCGATCAACTCCCCACACTTCCTGACGCGCTGACACCTATTTTAATCTTGGCGGGTGCCATCCTGCTGCTGCCGGGGATTTACTTTGGGGTAGCCTATATGTTTGCAGTGCCGTTGGTGGTGGAACACCGCTTTGATGTGTGGCCAGCCCTAGAAACCAGTCGCCGTTTGGTCTCCCGTGATTGGTGGAGCTTCTTTTTCCTCAATGTGTCAATTATTTTCTTCAATACTTTGGGCTTTTGCCTCTGCTGTTTGGGGATGCTGGTGACTATTCCTTGGAGTACCTGCGTGATTGTGGCCGCCTACCGCGATATTATTGGCCTCATGCCCACCACTGACAATACCGACTCGTTTTAG